The Sorangiineae bacterium MSr11954 DNA segment AAGGCCGGCGGTCTTCACGCCGCGCCCATCATGATGCGGGCCACCGACTCCGCGTAGTCCATGCGCGGCTCGCGCCCGGGCAAGGTCGGCGGGTACCGGTAGAGGCCCGCCTTCACATAGCTCGAGTCGATCCGCCCGAAGCGCGAGAAGCGCAGCCCCAGCGCGCCGCGACCGCGATCCCCCGGCCTTCGCCCGTGCACCACGCGCGCGACCGTGGCCTCCGCATCGAACCACGCGCGCAGGTTGGGCACGCGAAAGCTCACCAGCACCTCCTCCCCCGTGAGAACGCGCTGGTCCGTCAGCACCAGCATCCCGTCCGCCGAGAGATCGATGGCCTGCTCGCCGAGCAGCTTGAAGTCGCGCTCGCGCACCACTTGGCAATCGAAGCGCACCGCATGCCTCGGAGTCTTCCGCTCACGCACCGGGACCAAAAAACCGCCCATGCCGATGACCTCCACGGGCCAACCCTATCCCCCCGGCATGGGCTCGGTCTAATTTGCTGACATCGACCTACCGTCGGAAGCCGCCGCCGCCCCCGCTCGCAGGCGAATTCTTCTCGACCATCGTAAAGACCGCGGTCTGATCCTCGTCTTCCTCACTGAGCTTTCGCAGCAGATCCCCTCGGTCACTGCGCGGAACCCCCAGGCGCGAGGCCGGCGCCTCGTACTTGCCCGAGCCCCCAAGGCTCGACTCCGGACCGGAGCTCGAGACCCCCGGCAACGGAGGGAGCGGAGGAATGGCCACGCCATGCAACGTGGTGCCGCTGGTGCCACCGGACGCCAAGGTGCCGGGTTGGGACGACGTGCTGGACGCCGAAGGCTCCTCGTCCGACGAGGGATCGTCGTCGATGATGACGACCATGCCGTCGTCGGTCAACGTGCCCACCTCGGTCTCGCCCACCAGGACCTCGGGCGTGTCGGTGAGGCGCTTGCGCGGCGTGGCCTCCGCCCCGCCGGCCTCGGACGTCGGCCCGGAGCTCAACGGATCCAGCGATAGATTGGAGAGGCTTCGCTCGATGTCCGAGTCGGCGATGTGGACCAAGCCGACCTTGAGCGCCAGCGCGTCGAGGGCCCCGATGAGCACATCGTTCGGCGTCTGCGACACCAGCTTGTCCCAGCCCACGGCGGCCAAGATCCCGCGCGGCGAGCCGTCGCCCGATTGATGGATCTTCTTGAGCCACTCGGTCAAATCGGCCTTGGTGAGGCCCTCGGCGATGACATCGGTGCCCCGTAGCTTGCCGCCGCGACCCTCCACGGTGTCGAGGAACCATCGCGCATCGAAGAGGCCAAGCTCGTAGCCGGTCTCCAGCGCCTTGTGGATGGCTTTCTTGGAGAGCTTTCCCCCGCGCCAGAACGTCCACCAGGAGGAGAGCGGGACCCAGCGCACCACCACGTCGGGCGGCAAACCCAGCTCGAACGCCCCGTGATCGACGTCACCCGCCACCAGCGCGTCGTGCACGACGGATTCGACCTTCTCGTCGGTGTCACGCACGGCCGCCTTGAGCCCGCGAATGCCCCAGTGGGCGAGGATGGGACCGCGCACGTCGTTCGGCAGATAGCGAAAGAGTTGGTCTTTCGCCTTCTCGTCGTCGTACGCGAAGAAGTGGTTCAAAAACTCCTGGCTGGTACGAACCCGTCCCTCGGGGGTTCGTCGATGTTCTTCGACCGCTAAGCAGAACTTCGGAACAGCGGCGTTGAGATCGTTCTTCGTCTGAGGCTTGTCCAAGGAGACCTCCGGCGCGCGGGGCGTGCGAAAAAGGATCCTAACTGTTGCGTCGCGACTTGTCTCTACGCGCATGTTACCGACCTCTCGCACTTCCACCCCGCCCGCCGCCGTCCTCCCGCGCACGTGACCGTGACCGCGCCCGCCCACGTGCTCGATCGGAGCTCCGGTGACCCCACCGAGGCCAACGAAGCGAACGTAAGCAGCCTTCGAAAATTTACAGCCGGTTGATCAGCGCATCGCCCAGGGAGGGCTGGTCGATTTTTCCGAACCAGATCCGCCAGGTCGCCTTCATGAAATCGATGCCCGCCACCGTCGCGCTCGCGCCACCTTGCACGGCGAGCGTGGTCGTCTTCTTGTCCGCGTCGTAGGTGATGGTGACGATTTGGTTTTCTTTGAGCTCCTTCTGGAAGACGCCCAAGAACGGCCCAATCTTCGCTTGGTCGTTGAAGCCGTTCATCGCATAGGCCTCGGTGAGGGCGTTGCGGATCTTCTCGGAGTCCACGTCGCGCTTCATCTTCCAGATGAAACGCTTGCTGATGTCGGCGTCGATGACCGCCTGCTTCGTCTTGGCCGGCGGCAGCTCTTTCATCTCGTGGCCGATGGCATAGACATCCACGCTGGCGAACAGGATTTTCTTTTGCCGAACGCCGTCCCCCGTGTGGTAGTAACCGTTCGAAAGTCGCTCGAGCGCGAAGGCGTTCGCGACACAACAAGCTAGACAGGCCAGAGCTAAAACGAGCGTCAGACAGAGGCGACGTTTGGCGATTTTCATGATTCTCCTCGTGAGGGCTTCCTCCCCACACTACACCAACGGCTCGGTCGCTACCCAGCCGTACTGTGCAGCTAGGACCGCAGCCGTATAGACGGTGAAGTCGCGCGAGGCTTCATTCCAGACGAAACAAAAATCCGCGTAAAGTGATCCGGCACATGGGCTCTGGAGCACAACGGTCAATCCTGGTTGTCGACGACGACGCCGACATCCGCGAAACCTTGAGCATGATCCTCGAGGACGAGGGCTACACGGTCGCGTGCGCTTCCAATGGACGTGAAGCGCTCACTTACCTGCGTGAGCTATGTGCGCGGGGCGACAATCCCCCGCCCAACCTCATTTTGCTCGACCTCATGATGCCCGTCATGGACGGGGCGGAGTTCTGCCTTCACCAGCGCCAAGATCCGCGGCTAGCAGAAATTCCCGTTGTCATCGTTACGGCATCCGGCCAAGCCAAGGAACACGCCTCCGCACTTCATGCGAAGGCGTTCATCTACAAACCGCTCGCGCTCGATACGCTGCTCGAAAAAGTCGAGCAATGTTGCTCGGCTCCGCGACCGTAGCGCCTATCGTGTTGGCCGCGTTGGCCGCACTCGCAGCGGCTATCGCGTTTGACGCGTTTTGCGCGCTCGCAGCGGCTAACGCGTTGGCCGCGTTTTGCGCGTTGGTCGCAGCGATCAGCTGGCCGGCTTCGCCTTGGCTTCGGCGGCGAGCTTGGCCTCGTTCTTCACGCGCCACTCGGCGAGCTGCTTGGTGCGACGGGCCTTCTTCTTGTTACGACGGGGGGAATCTTGGGGTGTGCTCATGGGCGCGACCGTATAGCACCAAATCGGCTATCTCGCCCACGTCGGCCACTGGGCCGACTCGGAGCCGAGGCGGCTCTCCCGGGACATGGAGTCGAGCCATAGGTCGATGGCGGCCGTGGCGGGCTCCTCCCAGCGCATACGCGCAAAGCGCGCGAGGAGCTGCGGCGCATGGTCGCCCGTGCGCGTGCGCTCACCGTACGCGGTGCGTGCCAGCTCGATGTCCTGCGCGGCCTCGACCCAGCGCCCTTCGCTCTGCGCCAGCCAGGCGCGCGTGAGGTGGCGGTGCTGGCGCGGCTCCGCCTCGTCCAGCACGATGGCGTCGCACGCCGCGAGCAGCGCGGAAGCACCCGGCTCGCCGCGGGCCAGCGCGACCTGCGCCAGGAGCAGCTTGGCCTCCACGTCGCCCCACGGATCCTTGAGCGTGTCGTAGAGGCGGCCGGCGACCTTCGCGTGCGAGGCGCCCGCGGTGTAGTCCTCGGTGTCGATGGCGATCATCGCCAGGAGGCGCTCGCACGCCGCCTCGCCGCGCGGGTTTTGCAGCTCGCGGAACGAGGAGCGGGCCGAGAGCGCCCGGGCGCGCGCGCGCTCGAAGTCGAAGGCGCGGTGATCGGCGTGGCCGAGCACCACGTCGCACTGCGCGAGGCCGAGGCGATAGCCCATGGCGTCGAACTCCGCGCGGGCCTCGATGAGGAGCTCGCGCGAGAGATCGTAGCCGCCGACGGCGGTGGAGATCATGGCCATCAAGATGAGGCACTGCGCGCGCCCCAGCGCATCGCCCACGGCGCTGCAGCGCACGCTCGCTTGATGCAGCACGTCGCGCGCCCGCGCGTGCTCGCCGAGCAGGTAGTCGATCTCGCCGAGCACCACCTGCGCTTGCGCGTACCCGGCTTCGTCGCCCTCGCGCTCGAAGTGCGAGAGGGCTTGCACCACTTGGAGCCGCCCGTGCGCCGGGTGACCAAGGTCCGAGGCGATGTGCCCGAGCAAGCGCAAGGTGTGCGCTTCTCGGCCCAAATCGCCCGCCTCGGCGAAGGCCCGGCGCGCCGTCTCGGCTTGATCGCGGGCCTCCTCGAGCTTGCCCGTGTGCCGCAGCGCCTCGGCGCGCCAATAGGCGTATTCGGCGGCGGTGGTTCCGCTCACATGGCCGGCGAGCAGCTCCAGATCGCGCAAGGTCGCGGCGGTGTCGCGTCCGCGGCGCCAGGAGCCTTGGATGAACTTGAACATCAAGTTGGCCGCGACGTCGTCGTCGCCCGCCTTGAGCA contains these protein-coding regions:
- a CDS encoding PilZ domain-containing protein, whose amino-acid sequence is MEVIGMGGFLVPVRERKTPRHAVRFDCQVVRERDFKLLGEQAIDLSADGMLVLTDQRVLTGEEVLVSFRVPNLRAWFDAEATVARVVHGRRPGDRGRGALGLRFSRFGRIDSSYVKAGLYRYPPTLPGREPRMDYAESVARIMMGAA
- a CDS encoding response regulator — its product is MGSGAQRSILVVDDDADIRETLSMILEDEGYTVACASNGREALTYLRELCARGDNPPPNLILLDLMMPVMDGAEFCLHQRQDPRLAEIPVVIVTASGQAKEHASALHAKAFIYKPLALDTLLEKVEQCCSAPRP
- a CDS encoding chalcone isomerase family protein, with the translated sequence MKIAKRRLCLTLVLALACLACCVANAFALERLSNGYYHTGDGVRQKKILFASVDVYAIGHEMKELPPAKTKQAVIDADISKRFIWKMKRDVDSEKIRNALTEAYAMNGFNDQAKIGPFLGVFQKELKENQIVTITYDADKKTTTLAVQGGASATVAGIDFMKATWRIWFGKIDQPSLGDALINRL